In Pectinophora gossypiella chromosome 1, ilPecGoss1.1, whole genome shotgun sequence, one genomic interval encodes:
- the LOC126382410 gene encoding inactive peptidyl-prolyl cis-trans isomerase shutdown-like — translation MDLKPSIALEDGLDLKQILTTGSTLKINADYDESEIQLEPDRCGAKTVDFIGCPVKSFAELEKQLTPVDAAGFVKKKILEEGGGFPLHRGCTVHVAFSGYWENDPEPFDVTKSDKPLIVDMNDSGLLPGLQMAIESMLVGEMSVFLLTYLVMYGELGIPPRIKPKANCVFYVKLIKSTVTPKEKLDLREPNVFDRVYHEVKMLYASGAVLYKSKNFPAAIQLFRKAIFMLHKCRLADENEEQKQEKMLLKLYTNLAVCYNIIKQPQKACIACNELNRLNNLWNNGKVLFQNAKALRMIGEFDGAEKRLRRAMKLCPDRRELEEELQLIQKTRESCNQSKLIMKNISNQKEEASHEFKREVDNLIKNFKENSELFKLTIPGSLNDAEKDYIREACVREHLLFNKVNKDYALDKEERTSEASEDTTQDSNEDKLYDELGRDVEKLELKS, via the exons ATGGATTTAAAGCCATCAATCGCATTAGAAGATGGTTTAGACTTGAA gCAAATACTTACCACTGGTTCCACTCTCAAAATTAACGCTGATTATGACGAGTCAGAAATTCAACTAGAACCGGATAGATGTGGAGCTAAAACAGTTGATTTTATCGGGTGCCCTGTGAAATCTTTCGCCGAGTTGGAAAAGCAGTTGACCCCAGTGGATGCAGCTGGATTcgtcaaaaagaaaatactaGAAGAAGGTGGCGGTTTTCCACTCCACAGAGGCTGCACAGTGCATGTTGCGTTTTCTGGGTACTGGGAGAATGATCCAGAACCGTTTGATGTGACGAAATCTGATAAACCCTTG ataGTGGATATGAATGACAGTGGGCTGTTACCTGGTCTACAGATGGCAATAGAATCAATGCTAGTGGGGGAAATGTCAGTGTTTCTCCTCACATATTTGGTTATGTATGGAGAGTTAGGGATTCCTCCACGAATCAAACCTAAAGCAAACTGTGTATTCTACGTCAAATTGATCAAAAGCACAGTGACACCGAAAGA GAAGCTTGACTTACGGGAACCAAATGTCTTTGATAGGGTGTACCATGAGGTTAAAATGCTGTATGCATCAGGAGCTGtattatataaatcaaagaattTTCCAGCAGCTATACAACTGTTCCGAAAGGCTATATTTATGCTGCACAAATGTCGTCTAGCTGATGAAAATGAAGAGCAAAAGCAGGAAAAGATGCTTCTAAAATTATACACTAATTTGGCTGTTTGCTACAACATAATAAAACAGCCACAAAAAGCTTGTATAGCTTGCAATGAACTAAATAGGTTAAACAATCTGTGGAATAATGGAAAAGTGTTATTCCAAAATGCCAAAGCTTTAAGAATGATTGGGGAATTTGATGGCGCAGAAAAGAGGTTACGAAGGGCAATGAAACTGTGTCCAGATAGGAGAgaattagaagaagaattacAACTTATACAAAAGACCCGAGAATCTTGTAATCAATCTAAATTAAtcatgaaaaatataagtaatcaaAAGGAAGAAGCAAGTCATGAGTTTAAAAGGGAAGTTGACAATCTCATTAAGAATTTCAAAGAAAACTctgaattatttaaattaactatTCCAGGCAGTCTTAATGATGCTGAAAAAGATTATATAAGAGAAGCTTGTGTGAGAgaacatttactttttaataaagttaATAAGGATTATGCTTTAGATAAAGAAGAGAGGACCAGCGAAGCTAGTGAGGACACAACACAAGATTCTAATGAAGACAAATTGTATGATGAATTAGGTAGAGACGTTGAGAAATTAGAACTCAAGAGTTGA
- the LOC126366518 gene encoding protein l(2)37Cc — protein sequence MAAQLFNRIGQVGLGVALVGGVVNSALYNVDGGHRAVIFDRFQGVKNLVVGEGTHFFVPWVQRPIIFDIRSRPRNVPTITGSKDLQNVNITLRILFRPVPDQLPKIYTILGVDYDERVLPSITAEVLKAVVAQFDAGELITQREVVSQKVNESLTERAGQFGLILDDISITHLTFGKEFTQAVELKQVAQQEAEKARFLVEKAEQQKKAAVIAAEGDAQAAVLLAKSFGSAGEGLVELRRIEAAEDIAYQLSKSRNVTYLPQGQNVLLNLPTQN from the exons atggCGGCGCAGCTTTTCAATCGTATTGGTCAAGTTGGTTTGGGAGTAGCACTTGTGGGAGGTGTTGTCAACTCTGCTCTATACAATG TTGACGGTGGTCACAGAGCAGTCATTTTCGACAGATTTCAAGGTGTCAAAAATTTGGTGGTTGGTGAGGGCACCCATTTCTTCGTTCCTTGGGTACAAAGGCCCATCATCTTTGACATAAGGTCTCGGCCCAGAAACGTTCCCACTATCACGGGAAGCAAAG ATCTCCAGAATGTAAACATCACACTACGTATCCTGTTCAGACCAGTGCCAGACCAGCTGCCCAAGATCTACACAATCCTTGGTGTAGACTATGATGAAAGAGTACTTCCATCAATCACAGCTGAAGTACTAAAGGCAGTTGTTGCACAGTTTGACGCTGGCGAGCTTATTACGCAGAGAGAG GTTGTGTCACAGAAAGTGAATGAGAGTCTGACAGAGCGAGCGGGCCAGTTCGGTCTTATCTTGGATGACATTTCCATCACTCACTTGACATTTGGCAAAGAGTTCACACAGGCCGTCGAGTTGAAGCAGGTGGCACAACAGGAGGCTGAGAAGGCCAGATTCCTGGTTGAGAAAGCTGAGCAGCAGAAGAAGGCTGCTGTTATTGCGGCTGAGGGTGATGCACAG GCGGCTGTTCTTCTGGCCAAGTCGTTCGGCAGTGCCGGCGAGGGTCTCGTCGAACTGCGTCGTATCGAAGCCGCGGAAGACATTGCCTACCAACTATCCAAATCCCGCAACGTTACTTACCTACCCCAAGGACAAAATGTCCTCTTAAACCTCCCCACGCAAAACTAA
- the LOC126366018 gene encoding myosin-VIIa-like: MADKVRLADLIWLKPEGKSEFDIPVAVKVLNSSGNLIQVQDDDGKVYSTSIQNVIKPLHVTSINGVEDMITLGELQEYTILRNLHIRYLKQLIYTYTGSMLIAINPYEILPIYTMDQIHFYQDKNVSDMPPHIFAIGESSYRELMDTTSNQCIVISGESGAGKTESTKLLLQYLAAASGKHSWIEQQIQETNPVLEAFGNAKTVRNDNSSRFGKYINIYFSKKGVIEGGNIEQYLLEKSRIVFQNKGERNYHIFYSVVAGLSAEEKRKLELTHPADYAYLNSGNMLTCDGRNDGLEFADIRSAFKVLNFSDNDVWGIFSLLAAILHLGNLKFKSYNFNNIESSEVADATNANRIANLLGVNKTKFCEALTRKTLVVQGDKVVSTITPAAAVEGRDALVKAIYGHIFEYIVEMINKTLYKDQHLSSGSVGILDIFGFENFDSNSFEQLCINYANENLQQFFVRHIFKLEQEQYEKEGITWTNINYIDNQENLDVIGLKPMNLLSLIDEESKFPKGTDITLLSKLHNNHSNKGCYITPKSTHEHRFGVKHFAGDVFYEVKGFLDKNRDMLTVDVKEMIMESSNGFLKDLFSTEAAPSPSGTRKTVSLSHQFKTSLEALMKTLYARHPFFVRCIKPNEFKKPKLLDRALCVRQLRYAGLMETAKIRQAGYPIRYSYAEFVYRYRLVVPDIPPAEKTDCKEATKKICTRVLKDQEFRLGHTKVFLKDTHDAILEELRHKVLITAVIKVQANARRFILRRRFLRMRAAAITVQKHYRARGFRNRYLVMRRGYLRLQAVIRSRELKKTFVNLRIFFRKFQAQCKGYLVRKLIKEKGHIMKAKFAQFKKEREELLRSGEDLKAVEENYEKQVTELMRSIWIVKEAVAPPNNEQNISVIDDRYVDDVFGFLKDTATPAGTVRGTGFGVTTTAKPQLSSVIPIPQDAEEETFDEYNFRKFAATYFLGNTSHQYSRKPLKQSLLELPSFMDTVAAQALWITILRFMGDMAEPKYVDDKIDNVPVMTKLTDTVGRAFQKSKEFEELLANNNNYQGSKQKMIQKTLKRQTKLNEELVRNLVNDETTNEMYNSWLNERRSTNLEKLHFIIGHGLIRKELRDEIFCQLCKQLTNNPSKASHARGWILLSLCVGCFPPSERFVKYLRAFLRSGPPGYAPYCEGRLVRTFKNGPRTQPPSWLELQATKTKKPVLLTVTLMDESMKTIQSDSATTAEEICQQIADSISLTDMFGFSLYITLYDKVLSLGSDGEHIMDAISQCEQFAKEQGTPEKSAPWRLFYRKEVFTPWHNPTEDNVATNLIYHQVAKGVKFGEYRCDAERDLAMIAAQQHYIEYGPRLEPNVLRKVIVNYIPNQFIQSNDAALTKWEHLVTKAFEKSSSIQSKVDPMRCKEDIVIFAKLKWPMLFSKFFEAMKIKGDTINKDLIIIAVNWTGIYFVDQLEHILLEMSFAEVTYVAYSEDEEFDNVGRITIRTIQQEEFVFQSVDAREMTSLVIYLIDGLKRRSIYVVAQMDSQGYSDASSFLQYKKGDLITLLQDCTGETLLNSTWGHGQCNGQEGLFPTEQVYILPTMTVPSSAILESFKKSNISNDKKNNSKYNTIQRKRMYTLEKFAKEFFRDKDYDMNSSVSRKSTLVTAKKSVSGDLWAHTRDPIRKPLLKKLQGDEKLGKNAVAAFFAILKYMGDMPAPKARSVTEYTDEIFRAAVTEPTLRDEIYCQIMKQLTNNRIQLSEERGWELMWLATGVFACGQLLMKELVEFLKTRPHPIAKECLKRVFRIQKSGSRIYAPYVVEVEAIQHRSMQIYHKVYFPDDTDEAFEVESSTKARDLCEQITGRLNLKNSDGFSLFVKIADKVFSVPETYYFFDFIHELVEWMKQTRPLRGAGSQLQMNYQIFFMKKLWINAVPGRDKNADQIFYFPQELPKYLRGYHKTSKQDLIELAALIYRARFGNNQSLLPEIPQMLEDFIPPDMLRIQSNSLWKSSISAAYMKHGIMTEEEAKERFLKKIYELPTFGTAFFEVKQTSDPSYPEMVVIGINKNGVSVIHPQSRDVLVTHPFSQLSNWSSGNTFFHMTMGNVLRGTKILCETSLGYKMDDLISSYIAVLRQNMREKSRQERL, encoded by the exons ATGGCTGATAAAGTCCGCTTAGCG GATTTAATCTGGCTAAAGCCAGAAGGGAAGTCGGAATTCGACATCCCAGTGGCAGTGAAAGTGCTAAACAGTTCAGGTAACTTGATACAAGTCCAAGATGATGACGGGAAGGTATACTCTACATCGATACAAAATGTGATCAAACCGCTTCACGTTACCTCCATTAATGGAGTGGAAGACATGATCACGTTGGGAGAACTGCAGGAGTACACTATCCTGCGAAATCTTCACATACGATACCTCAAGCAGTTGATTTAC ACATACACAGGCTCCATGTTGATTGCGATTAATCCCTACGAAATACTACCCATTTACACCATGGACCAAATACATTTCTATCAAGATAAAAATGTGTCGGATATGCCGCCTCACATATTCGCTATCGGAGAAAGTTCGTACAGGGAATTGATGGACACAACTTCCAACCAGTGCATAGTCATCAG tgGCGAAAGTGGTGCTGGAAAAACAGAAAGCACCAAGTTGCTTCTTCAATACCTGGCAGCGGCAAGCGGCAAACATTCATGGATTGAACAACAAATTCAGGAAACAAATCCAGTCTTGGAAGCGTTCGGCAACGCTAAGACTGTGAGGAACGACAATTCGTCCAGATTCGGAAAGTACATCAACATTTACTTTAGTAAAAAAGGAGTTATAGAGGGAGGAAACATAGAACAATATCTTCTGGAGAAATCCCGTATTGTTTTCCAAAACAAAGGAGAAAGGAACTATCACATTTTCTACTCGGTGGTCGCTGGCTTATCAGCTGAGGAAAAAAGGAAGCTGGAGTTAACACACCCAGCTGACTACGCTTATCTAAACTCGGGCAACATGCTCACATGCGATGGAAGAAATGATGGTTTAGAGTTTGCCGATATACGATCGGCTTTCAAGGTTCTCAATTTCTCCGACAATGACGTCTGGGGGATATTCAGTCTTCTGGCAGCAATTCTGCATTTAGGAAACCTAAAATTCAAGTCGTACAATTTCAATAACATCGAATCTTCTGAAGTGGCCGACGCCACCAACGCTAACAGAATAGCAAATCTGTTGGGGGTTAACAAAACAAAGTTTTGTGAGGCTTtgactagaaaaactttagttGTACAAGGGGACAAGGTCGTCTCCACAATCACTCCGGCAGCAGCTGTCGAAGGGAGAGATGCTCTTGTCAAAGCGATTTATGGGCACATATTCGAATACATCGTTGAGATGATCAACAAAACTTTGTACAAAGACCAACATCTCTCCAGTGGTTCTGTTGGAATATTGGATATATTTGGATTTGAAAATTTCGACAGCAATAGTTTCGAGCAGTTGTGTATTAATTATGCAAATGAGAACTTGCAGCAGTTCTTCGTGAGACATATTTTCAAGCTTGAGCAAGAGCAGTATGAGAAGGAAGGTATCACCTGGACCAATATAAATTACATAGACAACCAGGAAAACCTCGACGTAATAGGATTGAAACCGATGAACCTTCTGTCACTTATTGACGAAGAGTCGAAGTTCCCTAAAGGCACTGACATAACATTATTGTCGAAATTGCACAACAACCACTCAAACAAGGGTTGTTACATCACACCGAAGTCTACCCACGAGCACCGGTTCGGTGTGAAACACTTTGCTGGGGACGTATTTTACGAAGTTAAAG GTTTCCTTGACAAAAACAGAGACATGTTAACAGTCGACGTCAAGGAAATGATTATGGAATCCAGCAACGGATTTTTGAAAGATTTGTTTTCGACTGAAGCAGCTCCGTCACCGAGTGGAACTAGGAAAACTGTTTCATTGAGTCACCAGTTCAAGACCTCTTTAGAGGCTCTTATGAAAACTTTGTATGCGAGACATCCCTTCTTTGTGCGATGTATTAAGCCCAATGAGTTCAAAAAACCTAAG CTTCTAGACCGCGCCTTATGTGTGCGTCAATTGCGTTACGCCGGTTTAATGGAAACAGCAAAAATTCGACAGGCTGGATATCCAATACGTTACTCGTATGCCGAGTTTGTATATCGGTATCGGCTTGTGGTACCAGACATTCCTCCAGCAGAGAAGACAGATTGCAAAGAAGCTACGAAGAAAATCTGTACACGAGTTTTAAAGGATCAAGAATTCCGCCTCGGACACACAAAAGTATTCTTGAAAGACACTCATGACGCCATCCTGGAGGAGCTCCGACATAAAGTGCTCATAACAGCCGTAATCAAAGTACAAGCGAATGCGCGAAGGTTTATTTTGCGGAGGAGGTTCTTGAGAATGAGAGCTGCTGCAATTACAGTACAGAAACATTACCGCGCGCGTGGCTTCAGAAACAGATACCTGGTCATGAGGAGAGGTTACCTGCGCTTACAAGCAGTCATCCGATCTAGAGAgttgaaaaaaacatttgtgaaTTTGAGAATTTTCTTCAGAAAATTTCAAGCTCAGTGCAAAGGTTACCTAGTCAGGAAGTTAATAAAAGAGAAAGGTCACATTATGAAAGCAAAATTTGCTCAATTCAAAAAGGAGAGAGAAGAGCTTTTGCGTTCGGGTGAAGATCTTAAAGCTGTGGAAGAGAATTATGAGAAGCAAGTAACTGAACTGATGAGGTCTATATGGATCGTTAAAGAGGCAGTAGCGCCACCAAATAACGAACAGAACATATCTGTTATAGACGACCGATACGTGGACGACGTTTTTGGATTCCTAAAAGACACTGCGACGCCGGCTGGCACGGTACGCGGAACAGGTTTCGGAGTG ACTACAACCGCGAAACCTCAGTTGTCTTCCGTAATACCAATACCACAAGACGCAGAAGAAGAAACTTTCGACGAATATAACTTCAGGAAATTCGCTGCAACCTATTTCCTTGGCAACACAAGTCACCAATATTCGAGGAAACCTTTAAAACAGTCCCTGTTGGAACTACCCTCTTTCATGGATACTGTTGCAGCTCAGGCTTTGTGGATCACTATATTAAGGTTCATGGGAGATATGGCAGAACCTAAATATGTGGATGATAAGATTGACAATGTACCTGTTATGACCAAACTGACTGATACTGTCGGTCGCGCTTTCCAGAAGAGTAAGGAATTTGAG GAACTTTTAGCAAACAACAACAATTACCAGGGCAGTAAGCAGAAAATGATACAGAAGACCTTGAAACGTCAAACAAAGTTAAACGAAGAACTAGTGAGAAACCTCGTGAATGATGAAACGACAAATGAAATGTACAACAGTTGGCTTAATGAAAGACGAAGCACTAATTTGGAAAAGCTTCATTTCATAATTGGACATGGATTGATAAGGAAAGAGCTACG AGACGAAATCTTCTGCCAGTTGTGTAAGCAGCTTACTAACAATCCTTCAAAGGCATCACATGCACGTGGTTGGATATTGCTATCTCTCTGTGTTGGGTGTTTCCCTCCTTCAGAAAGATTTGTGAAATACTTGCGCGCGTTCCTGCGCAGTGGCCCACCAGGATATGCTCCATATTGTGAAGGTAGACTTGTCAGGACTTTCAAAAATGGTCCAAGAACTCAACCACCCAGCTGGTTAGAACTACAAGCCACAAAAACTAAAAAGCCCGTCCTCTTAACCGTCACATTAATGGATGAATCAATGAAAACTATACAATCAGACTCAGCAACTACTGCCGAAGAAATATGCCAACAGATTGCAGATAGTATCAGTTTGACCGATATGTTTGGATTTTCACTGTACATAACTCTATACGATAAAGTTCTTTCGCTGGGGAGTGATGGAGAACATATTATGGATGCAATTTCACAATGCGAACAATTTGCTAAGGAACAAGGCACTCCAGAGAAAAGTGCTCCGTGGAGATTGTTCTATCGTAAAGAAGTGTTTACTCCGTGGCATAATCCAACTGAAGATAATGTGGCGACCAATTTAATATATCACCAGGTTGCAAAGGGAGTGAAATTCGGCGAGTATCGATGTGACGCAGAAAGGGACTTGGCTATGATTGCAGCTCAACAACACTATATCGAATATGGCCCACGTCTTGAACCCAATGTATTGCGAAAGGTAATCGTAAACTATATACCAAATCAATTCATTCAATCAAATGACGCTGCTCTAACGAAGTGGGAGCATCTAGTGACAAAGGCGTTTGAAAAGTCTTCAAGTATACAGTCAAAAGTGGACCCCATGAGGTGTAAAGAGGATATTGTCATATTTGCAAAACTAAAGTGGCCTATGCTGTTTTCAAAATTCTTTGAAGCGATGAAAATTAAAGGTGATACTATAAATAAAGACCTTATCATAATCGCTGTGAACTGGACTGGAATATATTTTGTGGACCAACTAGAGCACATTCTACTTGAAATGTCATTCGCTGAAGTAACTTACGTCGCATACAGTGAAGATGAAGAATTTGATAACGTCGGTAGAATAACTATTAGAACAATACAACAGGAGGAGTTTGTGTTCCAAAGTGTAGACGCTCGTGAAATGACTTCGCTGGTCATATACCTCATTGATGGACTGAAAAGGCGATCAATTTACGTTGTGGCCCAGATGGATTCACAAGGGTATAGTGACGCTTCATCTTTCTTGCAATATAAAAAAGGCGATCTTATTACCCTCTTACAAGATTGCACGGGTGAAACCCTACTGAACTCTACATGGGGTCATGGCCAATGTAACGGGCAAGAAGGACTATTCCCCACAGAGCAGGTATACATTCTGCCAACTATGACTGTACCATCAAGTGCTATTCTGGAAAGCTTCAagaaaagtaatattagtaatgACAAGAAAAACAATTCAAAATACAACACTATTCAGAGAAAACGAATGTACACGTTGGAGAAATTCGCAAAAGAATTCTTCAGGGACAAAGATTACGATATGAACTCTTCTGTATCAAGGAAGTCCACTTTAGTCACAGCAAAAAAATCTGTATCAGGAGATCTGTGGGCTCACACTCGTGATCCGATCCGTAAACCGTTACTAAAAAAACTTCAAGGTGACGAGAAACTTGGTAAGAACGCGGTCGCTGCATTCTTCGCAATCCTGAAATACATGGGAGATATGCCAGCACCAAAGGCAAGATCAGTAACAGAATATACGGACGAGATATTTAGAGCTGCTGTAACTGAGCCCACTTTGCGAGACGAAATATATTGTCAGATCATGAAACAACTGACGAATAACAGAATACAACTCAGCGAGGAAAGAGGCTGGGAACTGATGTGGTTGGCGACCGGCGTGTTTGCTTGTGGTCAGTTACTGATGAAGGAATTAGTAGAATTCCTTAAGACACGGCCTCATCCCATCGCTAAAGAATGCTTGAAGCGCGTCTTTAGGATACAGAAGAGCGGCTCAAGAATATACGCTCCCTATGTCGTTGAAGTGGAAGCTATACAGCACAGAAGTATGCAGATTTATCACAAGGTATACTTCCCTGACGACACCGATGAAGCGTTTGAAGTTGAGTCGTCTACTAAAGCAAGGGACCTATGTGAGCAAATAACTGGCAGATTGAATTTGAAGAACAGTGACGGTTTCAGCTTGTTCGTAAAGATTGCTGACAAAGTATTCTCCGTCCCTGAAACGTACTACTTCTTCGATTTCATTCACGAACTTGTAGAATGGATGAAACAAACGCGACCGTTACGTGGAG CTGGCAGCCAATTGCAAATGAACTACCAAATATTCTTCATGAAGAAACTTTGGATAAACGCCGTTCCCGGTAGAGACAAGAATGCGgaccaaatattttatttccccCAGGAGTTGCCAAAATACTTACGTGGTTACCACAAGACGTCCAAGCAAGATCTAATCGAATTAGCCGCTCTTATTTACAGAGCAAGATTTGGCAATAATCAATCTTTACTGCCTGAAATTCCACAAATGCTTGAAGACTTCATTCCTCCAGACATGCTCAGAATACagtcaaattctttatggaaaTCGTCCATCAGTGCAGCATACATGAAACACGGAATTATGACTGAAGAGGAAGCAAAGGAAAgatttttgaagaaaatatacGAACTACCGACATTTGGTACTGCATTCTTTGAAGTCAAGCAGACTTCTGATCCTTCGTACCCAGAGATGGTCGTTATTGGGATTAATAAAAATGGCGTTAGTGTGATACACCCTCAGAGTAGA GACGTGTTAGTGACGCATCCATTCTCTCAATTGTCGAACTGGTCGTCAGGCAATACATTCTTCCATATGACCATGGGCAATGTACTGCGAGGCACGAAGATCCTCTGTGAAACCTCTCTGGGATACAAAATGGACGATCTCATATCTTCCTACATTGCAGTACTTCGGCAAAACATGAGAGAGAAATCGCGACAAGAGAGATTATAA